In Gossypium arboreum isolate Shixiya-1 chromosome 5, ASM2569848v2, whole genome shotgun sequence, a single genomic region encodes these proteins:
- the LOC108451018 gene encoding zinc finger protein ZAT9-like → MVPADSCSLPFLGGKYLKTQDAGTPHDSRNSFFCRYCGKGFMSKRAMAGHLRIHSHHHPTSKTELQQQQQDVDDDDDDDDFFSCLVCTESFSSMKLLCQHTNIHRHMDSSQESNVISSGVDTVVKQGNGPHTIDSLKDFNFKWSRTGKRGSNRIPSQDAQPLKLRVTPPHMETRKNKKMKTEDTSMEFELGGTKSASGVDPCHARRSRKNKAVKSEHQCEICGKTFETGQALGGHKTYHRVKKNKVELLQQGKTKQEPCMMTPMLLPHLSQQPDLSHPKTMLDFDLNIPYQQ, encoded by the coding sequence ATGGTGCCTGCGGACTCTTGTTCCTTACCTTTCTTGGGTGGCAAGTATTTGAAAACCCAGGATGCGGGAACCCCTCATGATTCAAGAAATAGTTTCTTTTGTAGATACTGCGGCAAAGGGTTCATGTCGAAGAGGGCCATGGCTGGCCATCTTCGGATCCATAGTCACCATCACCCCACCTCAAAAACTGAGCTCCAACAACAACAACAAgatgttgatgatgatgatgatgatgatgatttctTCAGTTGTTTGGTTTGCACTGAAAGTTTCTCATCGATGAAGTTGCTGTGCCAGCATACGAACATCCATCGTCATATGGATTCGTCTCAAGAAAGCAATGTTATTTCAAGCGGAGTTGACACCGTTGTCAAACAAGGGAATGGCCCCCACACCATCGATTCGCTCAAAGACTTTAATTTCAAGTGGTCTCGAACTGGTAAAAGAGGCTCCAACAGAATCCCTAGCCAGGATGCACAGCCCTTGAAGTTGAGGGTGACACCCCCCCACATGGAGACAAGGAAAAACAAGAAGATGAAGACTGAAGATACCTCAATGGAGTTCGAACTAGGAGGTACAAAAAGTGCGAGCGGAGTGGACCCATGCCATGCAAGAAGATCAAGGAAGAATAAGGCGGTGAAAAGTGAGCACCAATGTGAGATATGTGGCAAGACTTTCGAAACGGGTCAGGCTCTTGGTGGCCACAAAACATATCATCGGGTGAAGAAGAACAAGGTGGAGTTATTGCAGCAGGGCAAAACCAAACAAGAACCCTGTATGATGACCCCAATGCTGTTGCCTCATCTATCTCAACAGCCTGATCTAAGTCATCCTAAGACCATGCTGGATTTTGATCTTAATATCCCTTACCAACAATAA